A window of Xylophilus sp. GW821-FHT01B05 contains these coding sequences:
- a CDS encoding LysR family transcriptional regulator: MQAKPSRPPRRPAAASPGKSRAVLGQLSDMDLRLLRVFKSVADCGGMAAAELELNIGTSTVSRHVKDLETRLGLVLCRRGRAGFALTAEGQRVYEETERLLAAVDVFRSGVDDIHQRMGGQLAVAVFDKTASNPQARIGEAIALFAGRAPEVGLQMHVASINAIERGLIDGSFQVGIIPAHRHSQSLLYDELFTESMQLYCGAGHPLFGADHSALDWDGLRAWGFAGLGYHSPNMELSHGARLPRKATGFDQESIATLILSGRYLGFLPDHYAEAFERSSRMQAVAPQRLRYECQFVCMLRRSPQPSRAAQAFRECLLAAHAVG, translated from the coding sequence ATGCAAGCAAAGCCATCCCGCCCACCCCGCCGGCCAGCCGCTGCCTCACCCGGCAAGAGCCGCGCCGTGCTGGGCCAGCTCAGCGACATGGACCTGCGCCTGCTGCGCGTGTTCAAGAGCGTGGCCGACTGCGGCGGCATGGCCGCGGCCGAGCTGGAGCTGAACATCGGCACCTCTACCGTCAGCCGCCACGTCAAAGACCTGGAAACCCGCCTGGGCCTGGTGCTGTGCCGGCGTGGCCGGGCCGGCTTTGCGCTGACCGCCGAGGGCCAGCGCGTGTACGAAGAAACCGAGCGCCTGCTGGCGGCGGTGGATGTGTTTCGCAGCGGCGTCGATGACATCCACCAGCGCATGGGCGGCCAATTGGCCGTGGCCGTGTTCGACAAAACCGCCAGCAACCCGCAGGCGCGCATTGGCGAGGCGATTGCGCTGTTTGCCGGGCGCGCGCCCGAGGTCGGGCTGCAGATGCACGTGGCATCGATCAACGCCATTGAGCGCGGGTTGATCGACGGCAGCTTTCAGGTCGGCATCATCCCGGCGCACCGGCATTCGCAAAGCCTGCTGTATGACGAGCTGTTTACTGAATCCATGCAGCTCTACTGCGGCGCCGGCCACCCGCTGTTTGGCGCAGACCACAGCGCACTCGACTGGGACGGCCTGCGCGCCTGGGGCTTTGCCGGGCTGGGCTACCACTCGCCCAACATGGAGCTAAGCCACGGCGCCCGCCTGCCGCGCAAGGCCACCGGCTTCGATCAGGAATCCATCGCCACGCTGATCCTGTCCGGCCGCTACCTGGGTTTTCTGCCCGACCACTACGCCGAAGCCTTCGAGCGCAGCAGCCGCATGCAGGCCGTGGCGCCGCAGCGGCTGCGCTATGAGTGCCAGTTCGTCTGCATGCTGCGGCGATCGCCCCAGCCCTCACGCGCGGCGCAGGCGTTTAGGGAGTGTTTGCTGGCGGCGCATGCGGTGGGGTGA
- a CDS encoding AsmA-like C-terminal region-containing protein, with protein MQGKRRWWTALGAVAALVVLGAAAVAAWVPSDAQLAQRVAARASATLGVPVSVGDLHWRLLPRPQLVLENLRADAGVAGVPAASIGRLSADLDLPALLQRRIAIARLQLDDATLPQPLLSGLKLPPQDAAPAGVGPLQVAGIPIERAEWRNLRWVSVPGKALAYAGEVDFDAHWRPRRATLVRSGAPTDTQLLITRQGQDDRWQLELHAGGRRETGTLALQTQGSDYAVTGSLDFQNVDLVQLLAAFERESAVAGQASGHAELDARGADAAALLRSAHTRTSFTLAPATLLKFDLAAAVKSAGMHRGGTTALDRLSGIVETQNDRAGLVVRYSDLKARSGVLSATGDAVLQSRRVQGHVAVDLVNGVVGLPLQFGGTLDDPTLSLSAAALTGAAVGTAVLPGVGTAIGARVGDTIRQIFGKEPEKPAR; from the coding sequence ATGCAAGGCAAAAGAAGATGGTGGACCGCGCTGGGCGCCGTGGCGGCGTTGGTGGTGCTGGGGGCGGCGGCGGTAGCCGCATGGGTGCCATCGGATGCCCAACTGGCGCAGCGTGTGGCTGCCCGCGCCAGCGCAACGCTGGGTGTGCCGGTGAGCGTGGGCGACCTGCACTGGCGCCTGCTGCCACGGCCGCAACTGGTGCTGGAAAACCTGCGTGCCGATGCCGGCGTGGCCGGCGTGCCGGCCGCCAGCATTGGGCGGCTGAGCGCTGACCTGGACCTGCCCGCGCTGCTGCAGCGCCGCATCGCCATCGCCCGGCTGCAGCTGGACGACGCCACGCTACCGCAGCCGCTGCTGTCGGGCCTGAAGCTGCCGCCGCAGGACGCGGCGCCGGCCGGCGTCGGCCCCTTGCAGGTCGCCGGCATACCGATCGAACGCGCCGAGTGGCGCAACCTGCGCTGGGTGTCGGTGCCGGGCAAGGCGCTGGCCTATGCGGGCGAGGTGGATTTCGACGCCCACTGGCGCCCGCGCCGTGCCACGCTGGTGCGCAGCGGCGCGCCCACCGACACCCAGTTGCTGATCACCCGCCAGGGCCAGGACGACCGCTGGCAGCTTGAGCTGCACGCCGGCGGCCGGCGCGAGACCGGCACGCTGGCGCTGCAGACGCAGGGCAGCGACTACGCCGTCACCGGCAGCCTGGATTTTCAGAACGTGGACCTGGTGCAGTTGCTGGCCGCGTTCGAGCGCGAATCCGCCGTGGCCGGCCAGGCCAGCGGCCATGCCGAGCTGGACGCGCGCGGCGCGGATGCCGCCGCGCTGCTGCGCTCGGCGCACACCCGCACCAGCTTCACGCTGGCGCCGGCCACGCTGCTCAAGTTCGACCTGGCGGCGGCCGTGAAAAGCGCCGGCATGCACCGTGGCGGCACCACCGCGCTCGACCGCCTCAGCGGCATCGTGGAAACGCAAAACGACCGCGCCGGCCTGGTGGTGCGCTACAGCGATCTCAAGGCCCGCTCCGGCGTGCTCAGCGCCACGGGCGACGCCGTGCTGCAAAGCCGCCGCGTGCAAGGCCATGTGGCGGTGGATTTGGTCAATGGCGTGGTCGGCCTGCCGCTGCAGTTTGGCGGCACGCTGGACGACCCGACGCTGTCGCTGTCTGCCGCCGCACTGACCGGCGCAGCGGTGGGCACGGCGGTGCTGCCGGGCGTAGGCACGGCGATTGGCGCGCGCGTGGGCGACACCATCCGCCAGATCTTCGGCAAGGAGCCGGAGAAGCCGGCGCGCTAA
- a CDS encoding TonB-dependent receptor, producing MCYLPSAGLPFGLRLPLVPVSGVLLALLAAPATAQTAAEGGATLSEVQVRSDSGGYAAPQGGSAATRTDTPLRELPQSVRVIPRQMIEDLGATKLADTVDYVSGISRLNDFGGTWDNFAVRGFSSGDMGYLLNGFPGSRGYGPQRDAATIERIEFLKGPPAALYGGSEPGGTINVVTKKPQFTAANSAGLQIGTMGLRRATLDSTGPINDRLAYRLNLVSEDGTSRSPLVDNRRHVIAPALTWKLAPSTVLHYEAEFIRISTPLDRGVVQVNGQLPLPNDRFLGEPGLGNMRVNGDTHQFTLDHELAEGWRTRAGLSYRETQYSGNAADLTGRLLDDGRTLTRRDSWRSLPSRDTSAQLEVEGKFRAGGLGHTLLAGVEASRLFMAMDIYYSSLAQNPYAIDIYQPVYGQPRPALLPGYRVREQRRSTGLFVQDQIDLSDRWKLLLGARADRYHQDFSNLLNAPGQQDVSQNQSSVSPRAGLTWLASTQTSFYVSAGKSFRPNDGEGALDEGGRPFDPQRGRALEAGMKWESADQRTGATVALFDIRKNNVLTPSPTNALYSVAAGEVRSRGLETDVFGRIGSHWRISGNLALTDAKVTQDNNPNLMGKRLSNIPRVSGALLAIREAALARGGRWGLGGGVVHVGERSGNNTDSYRLPAYTTARLMGYWQVDARTRVSLDIHNLFDKGYYTASWNNLTALPGLRRQVIAGVQVKF from the coding sequence ATGTGTTATTTGCCCAGCGCTGGCCTGCCGTTTGGCCTGCGCCTTCCCCTCGTGCCCGTATCGGGTGTTTTGCTGGCACTGCTGGCCGCGCCGGCCACGGCCCAGACCGCCGCTGAGGGCGGCGCCACCTTGTCGGAAGTGCAGGTGCGCAGCGACAGCGGCGGCTACGCCGCACCGCAGGGCGGCAGCGCCGCCACCCGCACCGACACGCCGCTGCGCGAGTTGCCGCAATCGGTGCGGGTCATACCGCGCCAGATGATCGAAGACCTGGGCGCCACCAAGCTCGCCGACACGGTGGACTACGTGAGCGGCATCAGCCGGCTCAACGACTTTGGCGGCACCTGGGACAACTTTGCCGTGCGCGGCTTCAGCAGCGGCGACATGGGCTATCTGCTCAACGGCTTTCCCGGCTCGCGTGGCTACGGCCCGCAGCGCGACGCAGCGACCATAGAGCGCATCGAATTCCTCAAAGGCCCGCCGGCCGCGCTGTATGGCGGCAGCGAGCCCGGCGGCACCATCAACGTGGTGACCAAGAAGCCCCAGTTCACCGCCGCCAACAGCGCCGGCCTGCAGATCGGCACCATGGGCCTGCGCCGCGCCACGCTGGACAGCACCGGCCCGATCAACGACCGCCTGGCCTACCGCCTCAACCTGGTGTCGGAAGACGGCACCAGCCGCAGCCCGCTGGTGGACAACCGCCGCCACGTGATCGCCCCGGCGCTGACCTGGAAGCTGGCGCCCTCCACCGTGCTGCACTACGAGGCCGAGTTCATCCGCATCAGCACGCCGCTGGACCGTGGGGTGGTGCAGGTCAATGGCCAGCTCCCGCTGCCCAATGACCGCTTTCTGGGCGAGCCCGGCCTGGGCAATATGCGGGTCAACGGCGACACGCACCAGTTCACGCTCGACCACGAGCTGGCCGAAGGCTGGCGCACCCGCGCCGGCCTGAGCTACCGCGAAACGCAGTACTCCGGCAACGCGGCCGACCTCACCGGCCGGCTGCTGGACGACGGCCGCACGCTGACGCGGCGCGACAGTTGGCGCAGCCTGCCCTCGCGCGATACCTCGGCGCAGCTGGAGGTCGAGGGCAAGTTCCGCGCGGGCGGCCTGGGCCACACGCTGCTGGCTGGCGTGGAGGCGTCGCGGCTGTTCATGGCGATGGACATCTACTACTCGTCGCTGGCGCAGAACCCCTATGCGATCGACATCTACCAGCCGGTCTACGGCCAGCCGCGCCCCGCGCTGCTGCCCGGCTACCGGGTGCGCGAGCAGCGCCGCAGCACCGGCCTGTTCGTGCAAGACCAGATCGACCTGTCGGATCGCTGGAAGCTGCTGCTGGGCGCGCGCGCCGACCGCTACCACCAGGATTTCAGCAACCTGCTCAACGCGCCCGGCCAGCAGGACGTGTCGCAGAACCAGTCATCCGTGTCGCCGCGCGCCGGCCTGACCTGGCTGGCCAGCACGCAGACCTCGTTCTATGTGTCGGCGGGCAAGTCGTTCCGGCCCAATGACGGCGAAGGCGCGCTGGACGAAGGCGGCAGGCCGTTCGACCCGCAGCGCGGCCGCGCACTGGAGGCCGGCATGAAGTGGGAATCGGCCGACCAGCGCACCGGTGCCACCGTGGCGCTGTTCGACATCCGCAAGAACAACGTGCTCACGCCCAGCCCGACCAACGCGCTCTACAGCGTCGCCGCCGGCGAGGTGCGCAGCCGCGGCCTGGAGACCGACGTGTTCGGCCGCATCGGCAGCCACTGGCGCATCAGCGGCAACCTGGCGCTGACCGACGCCAAGGTCACGCAGGACAACAACCCCAACCTGATGGGCAAGCGCCTGAGCAACATCCCGCGCGTGAGCGGCGCGCTGCTGGCGATCCGCGAAGCGGCACTGGCGCGCGGCGGCCGCTGGGGCCTGGGCGGCGGCGTGGTGCACGTGGGCGAGCGCAGCGGCAACAACACCGACAGCTACCGCCTGCCGGCCTACACCACGGCGCGGCTGATGGGCTACTGGCAGGTAGACGCGCGCACCCGCGTGTCGCTGGACATCCACAACCTGTTCGACAAGGGCTACTACACGGCGTCGTGGAACAACCTGACGGCGCTGCCCGGCCTGCGCCGGCAGGTGATTGCGGGCGTGCAGGTGAAGTTCTGA
- a CDS encoding solute carrier family 23 protein translates to MSEPFFPRWREVSPAEGAVVAPDERLPWPQTGAMGLQHVVAMFGSTVLAPILMGFNPNIAILMSGIGTLIFFVLTRGRVPSYLGSSFAFIGVVIAATGYAGQGPNPNLAVALGGIVACGAIYGLIGVLVQAVGTGWIERFMPPVVTGAVVAVIGLNLASIPVKSMAPTNFDAWMQALTFLCVGLVAVLTRGMVQRLLILVGLIAASVLYAVLTNGLGLGKPVDLSGVAAAAWFGLPSFTTPVFTANAMLLIAPVAVILVAENLGHLKAVTAMTGRNLDPYIGRAFIGDGVATMVSGAAGGTGVTTYAENIGVMAATRIYSTAVFVVAALIAVLLGFSPKFGAVIQAIPLAVMGGVSIVVFGLIAVAGAKIWVDNKVDFSQNRNLIVAAITLVLGTGDFTLRFGQFALGGIGTATFGAILLWALLGRSKNR, encoded by the coding sequence GTGTCTGAACCCTTCTTCCCCCGCTGGCGCGAGGTTTCTCCCGCCGAAGGCGCCGTGGTGGCGCCTGACGAGCGCCTGCCCTGGCCGCAGACCGGCGCCATGGGCCTGCAGCATGTGGTGGCCATGTTTGGCTCGACCGTGCTGGCGCCGATCCTGATGGGCTTCAACCCCAACATCGCCATTTTGATGAGCGGCATCGGCACGCTGATCTTCTTCGTGCTCACGCGCGGCCGCGTGCCCAGCTACCTCGGGTCGAGCTTTGCCTTCATCGGCGTGGTGATCGCCGCCACCGGCTATGCCGGCCAGGGCCCCAACCCGAACCTGGCCGTGGCGCTGGGCGGCATCGTGGCCTGCGGCGCCATCTACGGGCTGATCGGGGTGCTGGTGCAAGCGGTGGGCACGGGCTGGATCGAGCGCTTCATGCCGCCCGTGGTGACCGGTGCAGTGGTGGCGGTGATCGGGCTCAACCTGGCATCCATCCCGGTAAAGAGCATGGCGCCGACCAATTTCGACGCCTGGATGCAGGCGCTGACCTTTCTCTGCGTCGGGCTGGTGGCGGTGCTCACGCGCGGCATGGTGCAGCGGCTCTTGATCCTGGTCGGCCTTATCGCCGCCAGCGTGCTGTACGCCGTGCTTACCAACGGCCTGGGCCTGGGCAAGCCGGTAGACCTGTCGGGCGTGGCCGCTGCCGCCTGGTTTGGCCTGCCGAGCTTCACCACGCCGGTGTTCACCGCCAACGCCATGCTGCTGATCGCGCCGGTGGCCGTCATCCTGGTGGCCGAGAACCTGGGCCACCTGAAGGCCGTCACCGCCATGACCGGCCGCAACCTGGACCCGTACATCGGCCGCGCCTTCATTGGCGACGGCGTGGCCACCATGGTGTCGGGCGCAGCCGGCGGCACCGGCGTGACCACCTACGCAGAGAACATCGGCGTGATGGCCGCCACCCGCATCTACTCCACCGCCGTGTTTGTGGTGGCGGCGCTGATCGCCGTGCTGCTGGGCTTTTCCCCCAAGTTTGGCGCGGTGATCCAGGCCATTCCGCTGGCGGTGATGGGCGGCGTGAGCATCGTGGTGTTTGGCTTGATTGCCGTGGCCGGCGCCAAGATCTGGGTCGACAACAAGGTCGACTTCTCGCAGAACCGCAACCTGATCGTGGCCGCCATCACCCTGGTGCTGGGCACGGGTGACTTCACCTTGCGCTTTGGCCAGTTTGCGCTGGGCGGCATCGGTACCGCCACCTTTGGCGCCATCCTGCTGTGGGCGCTGCTGGGCCGGTCGAAGAACCGCTGA
- a CDS encoding aspartate aminotransferase family protein: MTAIAPPAHEPQTPAVRTDAAWLDAHWMPYTGNRNFKADPRLIVAGQGAYYTDADGRKIFDGLSGLWCSGLGHGRPEITEAVSRQIAKLDYSPAFQFGHPLSFELANKIKELTPAGLDYVFFTGSGSEAADTSLKMARAYWRTKGLASKTRLIGREKGYHGVNFGGISVGGIAANRKLFGQGVEADHLPHTQLPGNAFSRGEPATGAELADRLLDLITLHDASNIAAVIVEPFSGSAGVVIPPKGYLQRLREICTQNNILLIFDEVITGFGRCGALTGADAFGVVPDIMNIAKQVTNGAQPLGAVIAKKEIYDTFMAAGGPDYMLEFPHGYTYGAHPVACAAGIAALDVLVKEDMIGRVKALAPHFEAAVHSLKGVKHVTDIRNYGLAAGITLAPVPGEPAKRPYEVALACWKKGFYVRYGGDTIQLAPPFISEKAEIDRLVNALGDALAETA; the protein is encoded by the coding sequence ATGACCGCCATCGCTCCTCCCGCCCACGAACCGCAGACCCCCGCCGTGCGCACCGACGCCGCCTGGCTCGACGCGCACTGGATGCCCTACACCGGCAACCGCAACTTCAAGGCCGACCCGCGCCTGATCGTGGCCGGCCAGGGCGCCTACTACACCGACGCCGATGGCCGCAAGATCTTCGACGGGCTGTCGGGCCTGTGGTGCTCGGGCCTGGGCCATGGCCGCCCGGAGATCACCGAGGCGGTGAGCCGCCAGATCGCCAAGCTTGATTACTCGCCGGCCTTCCAGTTTGGCCACCCGTTGTCTTTCGAGCTGGCCAACAAGATCAAGGAGCTGACGCCAGCCGGCCTGGACTACGTGTTCTTCACCGGCTCGGGCTCTGAGGCTGCCGACACCTCTTTGAAGATGGCGCGCGCCTACTGGCGCACCAAGGGCCTGGCCAGCAAGACGCGCCTGATCGGCCGCGAGAAGGGCTACCACGGCGTGAACTTTGGCGGCATCTCGGTGGGCGGCATTGCGGCCAACCGCAAGCTGTTTGGCCAGGGCGTGGAGGCCGACCACCTGCCGCACACGCAGCTGCCGGGCAATGCCTTCAGCCGTGGCGAGCCCGCCACCGGCGCCGAGCTGGCCGACCGCCTGCTGGACCTGATCACGCTGCATGACGCGTCCAACATCGCGGCGGTGATCGTCGAGCCGTTCTCGGGCTCGGCCGGCGTGGTGATCCCGCCCAAGGGCTACCTGCAGCGCCTGCGCGAGATCTGCACGCAGAACAACATCCTGCTGATATTTGACGAAGTCATCACCGGCTTTGGCCGCTGCGGCGCGCTCACCGGCGCCGACGCCTTTGGCGTGGTGCCCGACATCATGAACATCGCCAAGCAGGTCACCAACGGCGCGCAGCCGCTGGGCGCGGTGATCGCCAAGAAGGAGATCTACGACACCTTCATGGCGGCAGGCGGCCCGGACTACATGCTTGAATTCCCGCACGGCTACACCTATGGCGCGCACCCGGTGGCCTGCGCCGCCGGCATCGCCGCACTCGACGTGCTGGTGAAGGAAGACATGATCGGCCGCGTCAAGGCGCTGGCGCCGCACTTCGAGGCCGCCGTGCACAGCCTGAAGGGCGTCAAGCACGTGACCGACATCCGCAACTACGGCCTGGCCGCCGGCATCACGCTGGCCCCCGTGCCCGGCGAGCCGGCCAAGCGCCCTTATGAAGTGGCGCTGGCCTGCTGGAAGAAGGGCTTCTACGTGCGCTACGGCGGCGACACCATCCAGCTGGCACCGCCCTTCATCAGTGAGAAGGCCGAGATCGACCGCCTGGTCAACGCCCTGGGCGACGCGCTGGCCGAGACGGCTTAA
- a CDS encoding GNAT family protein: MTTPCTLTGPRLVLRPLAATDGDALVRAAADGDLWTSKLTAIPSAATVADYLRIALDGAAAGTVLPFVTTLRASGEVVGSTRFWKVDHRNRKAEIGHTWIAASHQRSFVNTEAKYLMLRHAFETWGLLRVQLQTDALNQRSRAAILRLGATQEGLLRKERVMPDGRQRDTLRFSIIDDEWPQVKARLEARLQARMQTNTELTTQ, encoded by the coding sequence ATGACCACCCCCTGCACCCTGACCGGGCCGCGCCTTGTCCTGCGCCCCCTGGCCGCCACCGATGGCGATGCGCTGGTGCGCGCCGCCGCCGACGGCGATCTCTGGACCAGCAAGCTCACCGCCATCCCCTCGGCTGCGACTGTGGCCGACTACCTGCGCATTGCGCTGGACGGCGCGGCGGCCGGCACGGTGCTGCCCTTTGTGACCACGCTGCGCGCCAGCGGCGAGGTAGTGGGCAGCACCCGCTTCTGGAAGGTCGACCACCGCAACCGCAAGGCCGAGATCGGCCACACCTGGATCGCGGCCAGCCACCAGCGCAGCTTTGTCAACACCGAGGCCAAGTACCTGATGCTGCGCCACGCCTTCGAGACCTGGGGCTTGTTGCGGGTGCAGTTGCAGACCGATGCGCTCAACCAGCGCTCGCGCGCCGCCATCCTGCGCCTGGGCGCGACACAAGAGGGCCTGCTGCGCAAGGAGCGCGTCATGCCCGACGGCCGCCAGCGCGACACCCTGCGCTTCAGCATCATTGATGACGAGTGGCCGCAGGTGAAGGCCCGGCTTGAGGCCCGGCTTCAGGCCCGCATGCAAACCAACACAGAGCTAACTACGCAATGA
- a CDS encoding amidase produces the protein MNARAPSPAAQDIVELDAVALSQAIRQRALSCAEVLEAYLAQIDRFNPQVNALVALQERDGLRQLAAERDAQLAAGEYLGPLHGFPQAPKDIMPAAGMVTTRGSPIFAGQVSATDAVVFERMRRGGALFVGRSNTPEFGLGGHTYNPVYGTTGNAYVPGRSAGGSSGGAASAVALHMLPVADGSDMMGSLRTPAAFNNVYGLRTSFGCVPHGPTEEVFFQQFSVAGPMARNIPDLALLLSVQAGFDARLPLTRRQDDAAAFSAPLERDFAGTRIGWLGDLGGHLATEPGVLEVCTQALRHFETMGCTVDAVTPAFDLERLWRAWIDLRSFNVAGNNAALYRDPAKRALLKPEALWEIERGQQLSGPDIFRAACDRSAWYQVLRGLFEQYDYLVLPGAQVFPFDAQLDWPKTINGRAMDSYHRWMEVVVPATMAGLPALGAPAGFGAGGLPMGLQIIGPAQADWALLQLGHAYDQASGHARVRSPLLG, from the coding sequence ATGAATGCCCGCGCTCCCAGCCCCGCCGCCCAGGACATTGTTGAACTCGACGCGGTGGCCTTGTCGCAGGCCATTCGCCAGCGCGCGCTGTCTTGTGCGGAGGTGCTGGAGGCCTACCTGGCGCAGATCGACCGCTTCAACCCGCAGGTCAATGCCCTGGTGGCGTTGCAAGAGCGTGATGGCTTGCGGCAACTGGCGGCCGAGCGCGATGCGCAACTGGCTGCGGGCGAGTACCTGGGCCCGCTGCACGGTTTCCCGCAGGCGCCCAAAGACATCATGCCGGCCGCCGGCATGGTGACGACGCGGGGCTCACCGATCTTTGCCGGCCAGGTGTCGGCCACCGACGCGGTGGTGTTCGAGCGCATGCGGCGCGGCGGTGCGCTGTTTGTGGGGCGCAGCAACACGCCCGAGTTTGGCCTGGGCGGCCACACCTACAACCCGGTCTACGGCACCACCGGCAATGCCTACGTGCCCGGCCGCAGCGCGGGCGGCAGCAGCGGCGGCGCGGCCAGCGCGGTGGCGCTGCACATGCTGCCGGTGGCAGACGGCTCAGACATGATGGGCTCGCTGCGCACGCCGGCGGCCTTCAACAACGTCTACGGCCTGCGCACGTCCTTTGGCTGCGTGCCGCACGGGCCGACGGAGGAGGTGTTCTTCCAGCAGTTCAGCGTGGCCGGCCCGATGGCGCGCAACATCCCCGACCTGGCGCTGCTGCTGTCGGTGCAGGCCGGCTTTGACGCCCGCCTGCCACTGACGCGCCGGCAGGACGACGCGGCGGCCTTCAGCGCGCCGCTGGAACGCGACTTTGCCGGTACGCGCATTGGCTGGCTGGGCGACCTGGGCGGCCACCTGGCGACCGAGCCCGGCGTGCTGGAGGTCTGCACCCAGGCGCTGCGGCATTTCGAGACCATGGGCTGCACGGTCGATGCGGTGACGCCGGCCTTCGACCTGGAGCGCCTGTGGCGCGCCTGGATCGACCTGCGCAGCTTCAACGTGGCCGGCAACAACGCAGCGCTCTACCGCGACCCGGCCAAGCGCGCGCTGCTCAAGCCAGAGGCGCTGTGGGAGATAGAGCGCGGCCAGCAGTTGTCTGGCCCGGACATCTTCCGCGCCGCCTGCGACCGCAGCGCCTGGTACCAGGTGCTGCGCGGGCTGTTCGAGCAGTACGACTACCTGGTACTGCCGGGCGCCCAGGTGTTCCCGTTCGACGCGCAACTGGACTGGCCCAAGACGATCAACGGCCGCGCCATGGACAGCTACCACCGCTGGATGGAGGTGGTGGTGCCCGCCACCATGGCCGGCCTGCCCGCGCTCGGCGCACCGGCCGGCTTTGGCGCGGGCGGCCTGCCCATGGGCCTGCAGATCATCGGCCCGGCGCAGGCCGACTGGGCGCTGCTGCAACTGGGCCACGCCTATGACCAGGCCAGCGGCCATGCACGGGTGCGCAGCCCGCTGTTGGGCTAA
- a CDS encoding tripartite tricarboxylate transporter substrate binding protein, whose protein sequence is MTTPGLIRLAARLTTGLAATLALALPALAQTHYPDRPVKLIIPYAAGGATDVLGRVLAVGLGEKLGQPVVVENKPGASTVLAAGQVAKMPPDGYTLLLGASTTLTLNPAIRPQLPYDPVRSFTPIGMLADMPLVLVANSAGPTSLKELVTQAKAQPDKFSYGSFGTGSSVHFGGEMLKSTTGIQMVHIPFNGSAPSLNALMGGQVELAVDSVVASGPLIKGGRIRPLAVLSAQRLPLLPDVPTVAESGYPGFAMDTWFALLAPAGLPPAVQRQLEKALADVAATPEMKKKLGELGLVPAYGNGAALAARVDRELPLMRAVAQRASIRAD, encoded by the coding sequence ATGACGACACCCGGATTGATCCGCCTTGCCGCCCGCCTCACCACCGGCCTGGCCGCCACTCTGGCGCTGGCCCTGCCGGCCTTGGCGCAAACGCACTACCCCGACCGTCCGGTGAAGCTGATCATTCCGTACGCGGCCGGCGGCGCCACCGACGTGCTCGGGCGGGTGCTGGCCGTGGGCCTGGGCGAGAAGCTGGGCCAGCCGGTGGTGGTGGAGAACAAGCCCGGCGCCAGCACGGTGCTGGCCGCCGGCCAGGTGGCCAAGATGCCGCCCGACGGCTACACGCTGCTGCTGGGCGCCAGCACCACGCTCACGCTCAACCCGGCGATCCGCCCGCAACTGCCCTATGACCCGGTCCGCAGCTTCACGCCGATCGGCATGCTGGCCGACATGCCCTTGGTGCTGGTGGCCAACAGCGCCGGCCCCACTTCGCTGAAAGAGCTGGTCACGCAGGCCAAGGCACAGCCAGACAAGTTCTCTTACGGCTCCTTTGGCACCGGCTCGTCGGTGCACTTTGGCGGGGAAATGCTCAAGTCCACGACCGGCATCCAGATGGTGCACATCCCCTTCAACGGCAGCGCCCCCAGCCTCAATGCGCTGATGGGCGGGCAGGTCGAGCTGGCGGTGGATTCGGTGGTGGCGTCGGGCCCGCTGATCAAGGGCGGACGGATCAGGCCACTGGCCGTGCTGTCGGCCCAGCGCCTGCCGCTGCTGCCCGATGTGCCCACCGTGGCCGAAAGCGGCTACCCCGGCTTTGCCATGGACACCTGGTTTGCGCTGCTGGCACCGGCCGGCTTGCCGCCCGCAGTGCAGCGCCAGCTGGAGAAGGCACTGGCCGACGTGGCGGCCACGCCCGAGATGAAGAAGAAGCTGGGCGAGCTGGGCCTGGTGCCGGCTTATGGCAATGGCGCGGCGTTGGCGGCCCGGGTGGATAGGGAACTGCCGCTGATGCGGGCGGTGGCCCAGCGGGCGAGTATTCGGGCGGATTGA
- a CDS encoding RidA family protein codes for MTTPTTTSTTRRQRFDHAAADLGHSFEGEIRIGGDYRPVIVHGGQAHVSGQIPRVGDQVMVTGRAGADASLAQAQHAARICAMRALRLLEQSLGSLDAVQQVLQVTVYVQAAEDFTLLSEVADAASGLLQTVLGPAGVHARTSVGVYRLPKNATVEVSLVAATA; via the coding sequence ATGACCACCCCCACCACCACCTCCACCACCCGACGCCAGCGCTTCGATCACGCCGCAGCTGACCTGGGCCACAGCTTCGAGGGCGAGATCCGCATCGGCGGCGACTACCGTCCCGTCATCGTGCATGGCGGCCAGGCCCATGTCAGCGGCCAGATCCCGCGCGTGGGCGACCAGGTCATGGTCACCGGCCGCGCCGGTGCCGACGCCAGCCTGGCCCAGGCCCAGCACGCTGCGCGCATCTGCGCCATGCGCGCGCTGCGGCTGCTGGAGCAATCACTGGGCAGTCTGGACGCGGTGCAGCAAGTGCTGCAGGTGACGGTCTATGTGCAGGCGGCCGAAGACTTCACCCTGCTGAGCGAGGTGGCCGACGCCGCCTCCGGCCTGCTGCAGACGGTGCTGGGGCCGGCCGGCGTGCACGCGCGCACCTCGGTTGGCGTGTACCGGCTGCCCAAGAACGCCACCGTGGAGGTGAGCCTGGTGGCGGCCACGGCGTGA